The region CTCTGAGGGCAATTGATAATTACTAAGAGAATATACAATCGAATCTATTCAATTGCCCTCTCATTATAATGTGCCCATATTTCACTTTATTGTTCAATTCTCGACTTTGTGTAGAACCAACACTATGGAACTTAACCTCCTTGGAAATCATGATAATCATAGCTGCCCCTACTGCTGTGATATGCGCTCTCACCATTGCATATTATTTCTGTCGTACCTCCAAGCAGAGTAGGGGAGGCCTTCATCATCATTTACAACATGGTGAAGATAGTATCGAGGCTCCAGATCATCCAATACTGAAAGGAGTCAGTCTCAAGCATATGATTGAAATGACAACTAGTGGTAGTGGATCAGGTTcgttgtatttttttatttctaaggAAATATATAATATCACTATAGAAAACTTGGAGTAGAATTGCAGCTTTAAATAACGTTTCAATTAGAATACTGACGTGTTGATTATTTATTACATTCAGGAGCATCAAAGTAATAATTCATACTCAACTTCCATGGATAGTAGGCTAAGATTATACCTTCTGTAACATGTTCTAATCTAAAGCAATTGGCTATATCTAGTAGTATGATAAAGGTTTGAACTAGTCTTGTTCAATTGTAGGCTAAACACCCCATAAACACTAGCCGTTTTTCGTGTCCATTTCTTGCCTAATTTCTGATAGATTTCTGGTTCTATTACTCTGTGCTTTTTTGCCACTTATTTCAGGGCTAATTACAGCTTGAGGTTATATTcgaagttttattttatatattttgtcaAAAATATTTGAGAGGTTAATATCACTTTTTCTGCATTAATACACTTATACATGCAGATAATAATAAGATGAATTATTAAAAGCATTACTTATAACTGACAACTGTTATAGACATTGTCTCTTCTGATTTGATTTATGTAGCGTCAAACAGATGAAAAGTGAGTTGGTTCTCCTGCATGATGACATTTCAGGGGGAAAATTTCGATTCATTTTATGCTTGATTAAAGCGTTAAAAATAGGCCTGAAGACATGCGCATTTCGATCATGAACAGTCAGCTTTGGAATTAGACACGAAAAATACCTAGTGTAATATCACCAAGGTTTAGCCCAAAATAAAAGTTATGCCTAAATTTAACCAACTGCTACCGACCATATATATTTGTATCTATCGCTATCTGAAAATAGTGACTTTTAGCTGTAAAATATAAACTACAatatatatcatttttttttccacaggTCTACCTTTACTGGTTCAAAGAAGTATTGCTCGACAAATTCAGTTAGTTGAGAGCATCGGACAAGGTAGATTTGGAGAGGTATGGAGGGGAAGATGGAGAGGTGAGAATGTTGCAGTGAAGATTTTCAGCAGTAGGGAAGAGAGATCTTGGTTTAGAGAAGCAGAAATTTATCAGACGGTCATGTTGCGACACGAAAATATTCTTGGGTTCATAGCAGCTGATAACAAAGGTAATTGCTAAATTTTCTCATCAACCTATCCTTCTTACTGATAGAATGGTGATAAAGGCATATATAAAGTGATATTATCTTTCTTCTAGACAATGGAACATGGACCCAACTGTGGTTAATAACAGATTATCATGAATATGGATCACTGTTCGATTTCTTAGATAGAAATGTTATGGATACAAGTGGTATGATCAAGATGGCACTGTCTATTGCCACAGGTTTAGCTCATTTGCATATGGACATCATGGGAACTCAGGGtaagtaaaaaaataaataaatgtaataattatACTTTACTTTATTAACAGTTCTCATTTTAATTGGGtgaatgaagtttttttctatATCACAAGTATTTGTTATTAGGAAAACCAGCTATTGCTCATAGAGacttgaaatctaaaaatatatTAGTCAAATCCAATGGTACATGTGCTATTGGAGACTTGGGTCTTGCCGTACGTCATGACGTCACAACCGATACAGTTGATATACCTCTAAATAACCGAGTTGGCACAAAGAGATATATGGCACCTGAGGTGAGTTTGTCTTAAACCAAATacttgtaccgggtttttcaacataatttgacccccccttcaactttgttactgaaagaggtacaaaaaaatgtttttcacaaaagtttcacgaaatcgactagtgttttcaaaaatgatttcacaaaacgaaaaatatacagagtgggcaacatattgatagcaacttcattttttcaaatggaacaccctgtatatttttctatatctgactagctctttttcccctgatttcgaatatataacataagtTTGGTCtatttctcttattctgagtaccacagagtttcaaattttaagaaccacctggcaagctaagtaagcAGTTTTCGAGTGGAATGCTGCGATAATTCAatatgctcttttttgagttatctcgttggcaacgatatacgtTTCATACACAGaaagaggaaaaatttgaaatattttcactttatgtgaagaacaataaaaataagaaagctacaaggggagaatatatggagttgcatccaaattatccaattccaatttatagtgaaaaacgtatcatatcgttgccaacgatataactaaaaaaaaaaagcattttgagttatcgcagcctacctcTTGAACACTGATTACttagcatgccaggtggttcttgaaaatttgaaactctgtggtactcagaataagagagattgaccaaacatatgttatatattcaaaatcaggggaaaaagagctagtcaaatatagaaaaatatacagggtgtaccatttgaaaaaatgaagttgctatcaatatgttgcccaccctgtatatatttcattttttgaaatcattttaaaaaacactagtcgatttcgtgaaacttttggagaaaacatttttttgtacctcttttagtaacaaagttaaagttAGGCTATCgttgtctgtaattttcgatttttgggATGAGCATGGtctcaaatgattttttttccaatgatAATTGCATCTGCAGTTCATgtgaaatttaatgaaaaaattgcaattACCAGAGTTTGAACGAGCATGAAACAGTCCCAAATTCACTCCTgtgttttctaattttttttatctggataaattatggaatattgGTTTTTCAGGTGCTTGATGAAACTATGAATGTTTATCAGTTTGATTCTTTCAAAAGGGCTGATGTTTACGCATTAGGCTTGATTTTCTGGGAAATAGCTACCAGATGTAATGTGGGTGGTATTTATGACGAATATAACCTACCCTTTTATGACGCTGTACCACCTGATCCTACAATAGAAGAAATGAGACGGTAAGAgaaaaatgttgtcaacatCAAGATATATTATTTATCAGAAGGAGGGTAgtgtcttattattattattattattattaatcttaCAAATGAATGACAATTAACATTCCAATAATTTTTGGAAATGTGTACAGGATCTTGCAACAATGGCGCTGTGCACCATAACTCTAGTCGATGAAGAGATAGGAATCTAATTTATTACAGAATTACCTATTTCGATTACTTAGTGCCCAAATAATAATGAGCAATAATATGTTTGGTTCAAGGTTTTCGAAGTGAGGGTTAATATGAAGTatcttttgtttttcatgtaaaaaccagaaaagtaaaaaaaaacaagttgtCAGTTGAAAAGACAAAGATGGCACTCGCCCAGGAAATACTGAAAACCTTATgtggtgaaaaatatttttattacattgtgCCCAAGCAGTAAGGAActttataaaaattatattcccATCTCTTCTCCAATTAGAAAATTGTTTCAGAACCCTGTATAACCTTTATATCATTTTCTGACCAAGTAATAATTACAGGGTGGtttgtattgaaaaacaaaGGCCTAATATCCCAAATAGATGGCAAAGCTGTGAGGCACTTCATGTCATGTCCAAATTGATGAAGGAGTGCTGGTATCAAAATGCAACAGCACGTTTGACTGCTCTGCGTATTAAAAAGACATTGTCCAATTACAGGGCGTCAGAGGAACTCAAAATGTGAAAAAAGTTGTGAGTTGTTGAATTTTTGTGTTTCCAAGTTTCTTCTCTGATGTTTAGAGAAGAAATCAAACTAATCTGactttcatttattttcttttctgtaaaattgaaagATTCGGTCTACACTTAATTGTGACGATTCAATGCATATTCAAATCATAATTGGTAAAAGCTACTTATAAATTTGATCGATGGACACACAAAAAAGAAATATGACTGAAgttcaatttttcatcaataattgctaataatttgttgaaatatagTAACCATTTTTTATATAATGGAATCAAGATTAAAAGAAGAAACTTTAAAATATGTAATCTAATATCATATCTTAATTATTgcctttttcaaaaaaatggaataattttatttgttttctaATTTATTTCTCATCAATTGGCGACTCTGGTGTAAGTTTACACTGTAATTATTCTTCGCAATTTTTAATTGTGTGAAGTAATTCTAGTTCTGATATTTCAATCATttgacttttttattattttaatagtcatatatttccaataaaattaaacaaaatgcaaaatttaaattcaacagGTTGCAATAATTGATTAATATTTGTGTCATATAACGAAATTGGAGCTATCCACAATAGCTTTTACAATTATTGAGTTTTATGTAAAATAAGAAACAGTGGtttttattacatataaatTGAATTGTTCAAGTATTTTCCGAGCAGTTGATAAACTGTTTTTGGGGAACTTCTGGTATGCAGCAGAATCTTCACTTTAttcctaaaaaaaattctttattcatatttcattttttgtgtcATCGAGATGGATCATTTTGActtgaacaatatttttctattcgAAATGTGAATTAAAGTATATCAATccgtataatttttatttcttgttgATGTTTCTCAACTGAAATCTATTTTGTTGACATTTTCAATTCCAATTATCTTTTAATTCAATGTGGATAACCTGAAGATACCTGATATCTAATCTTTCAATCTGCTCAGTAAAGCTTCTAGAATACATACCATTTTTTAAGGGATAactttcaaatataaaatttgaaccaTTGATATGTTTTacctattattttttatatagatTACATCATGAAATAGTTATCTATTTGAATAACGGATTGAAGTTTTATAATGTTAGTAAAACtagtttaaaaataataaacatataaaatgtattctagAACCTTTCAAAACTTCTACTGCCTAtccattccataaaaatagtaGTTTACAGTTTTATTCCTTGAATGGTTGGaacaaattcgaattttattctTTCTCTACCAAATTCAGTGTAGTTTGGTTAATTTTTCTTGTTAACTGAATCTAAACAACTATCAAGAAGACCATAAATTTTATAACATTGTATTTCAGGActaaagaaaattatttcgagaGTACTGTTGACCATTATTCATTACTATTTTTTTATAGGAACTTCATTTTACGAAGGTCTTGAGATCTTTGGGAATTCGAAATTGGGCAATTTTTTTAgcataaattatgttttttcaaaacatttcaTCTTAATTAATGATTTCGTAATTTGTCCGAACTAAAGAGTCCAAAAATGTCCAATCGATGAACATAAGCGTTATAGGCTTCAGAAACCAAAAGTTTCTAGCTTACGttctgtttttttaaatgattccTTCAAGAataccacaaaaaaaattaaaaaaaccgtAAACTGCCCACTTGCCAAACTGAAAACCAAGTCGCTATATCTATACAATGATACTAAAATCGTTCTAGATCTTCTTGAAGTTGTTCAGCTTATAGAAACAAGGATAAAATTGTTTCTATTTATGAAAATGTAGATATAGACTGTACATAACTCAATCTACCATTTCCATTCTgtctcttttattatttttgtttattgtgTTTAAGTTCTTAAAAACACTAGTCATTGTATCTATTGGCATTTGTGCCCAATGATCAGATGCACACCACattcttcttggtaataatgGATTTGATTAAAATCGGGCAGGTTTATTTTATTACAAGAGACTATGTCAGTTAGTTGTGATTTTAAATTTAAAGGCAATAAAAATGCATGAGTTTAATTTTCTATTTGTTTCATCACTAAAACAGATCATTTCGAAATTTGGGAAGGCTCatgaatttcagattttttaacATGATAAATTattgcaaatttttttatacCAAATATAGAAACTTTTTAGTATTCATTTTAACCCTGATTAACTGAGTTGTTATTATCCAAGCTATGGATGaacaaatgaataaatcagGATTATTCGAGTTTTCAGTTATCTTATAAGGGTTTCCCCCATGTTAACTCAGATAACTGtggttttattataataattggagtaataaaattcaaatagaaaATTCACTGTGAAATGAGAAATGCCTCaatgatatgttgtagttcctAAAAactaattattttaaaattcccTATTTGATCTACTATATAGTTCTCACTTTTGCACTTTCATACTATTACAGTAAAGTTTTTTTACTTCAAATGAAGTGAATTAAGTAGTCCTAGTAACTTTATGACGAAATTGTATTTTAAGAAGTTAACTATTGTGCTAACTATATT is a window of Harmonia axyridis chromosome 2, icHarAxyr1.1, whole genome shotgun sequence DNA encoding:
- the LOC123673885 gene encoding TGF-beta receptor type-1 isoform X2; this encodes MCSQKGNKMRDTVSLLLNILWLSQLIIGVCCLKCRCDICQEKNHICETDGYCFTTTYETKTGGIEHQYRCLEKDLTIPINNPLLCNVKNSPLDHTFVMECCNSEDFCNDHLSPVLMKRSAEPTLWNLTSLEIMIIIAAPTAVICALTIAYYFCRTSKQSRGGLHHHLQHGEDSIEAPDHPILKGVSLKHMIEMTTSGSGSGLPLLVQRSIARQIQLVESIGQGRFGEVWRGRWRGENVAVKIFSSREERSWFREAEIYQTVMLRHENILGFIAADNKDNGTWTQLWLITDYHEYGSLFDFLDRNVMDTSGMIKMALSIATGLAHLHMDIMGTQGKPAIAHRDLKSKNILVKSNGTCAIGDLGLAVRHDVTTDTVDIPLNNRVGTKRYMAPEVLDETMNVYQFDSFKRADVYALGLIFWEIATRCNVGGIYDEYNLPFYDAVPPDPTIEEMRRVVCIEKQRPNIPNRWQSCEALHVMSKLMKECWYQNATARLTALRIKKTLSNYRASEELKM
- the LOC123673885 gene encoding TGF-beta receptor type-1 isoform X3, producing the protein MCSQKGNKMRDTVSLLLNILWLSQLIIGVCCLKCRCDICQEKNHICETDGYCFTTTYETKTGGIEHQYRGCLNRSAFFPPEFPMLCRKKSRDTICCSMDFCNNLLSNVTEPPNSTEPTLWNLTSLEIMIIIAAPTAVICALTIAYYFCRTSKQSRGGLHHHLQHGEDSIEAPDHPILKGVSLKHMIEMTTSGSGSGLPLLVQRSIARQIQLVESIGQGRFGEVWRGRWRGENVAVKIFSSREERSWFREAEIYQTVMLRHENILGFIAADNKDNGTWTQLWLITDYHEYGSLFDFLDRNVMDTSGMIKMALSIATGLAHLHMDIMGTQGKPAIAHRDLKSKNILVKSNGTCAIGDLGLAVRHDVTTDTVDIPLNNRVGTKRYMAPEVLDETMNVYQFDSFKRADVYALGLIFWEIATRCNVGGIYDEYNLPFYDAVPPDPTIEEMRRVVCIEKQRPNIPNRWQSCEALHVMSKLMKECWYQNATARLTALRIKKTLSNYRASEELKM
- the LOC123673885 gene encoding TGF-beta receptor type-1 isoform X1; the encoded protein is MCSQKGNKMRDTVSLLLNILWLSQLIIGVCCLKCRCDICQEKNHICETDGYCFTTTYETKTGGIEHQYRCMDLKNIPEIAFLQSGVGKEYCNEHFIDLNNDEYTKKVSACCDNADFCNENIKFVLPTHVLLPEPTLWNLTSLEIMIIIAAPTAVICALTIAYYFCRTSKQSRGGLHHHLQHGEDSIEAPDHPILKGVSLKHMIEMTTSGSGSGLPLLVQRSIARQIQLVESIGQGRFGEVWRGRWRGENVAVKIFSSREERSWFREAEIYQTVMLRHENILGFIAADNKDNGTWTQLWLITDYHEYGSLFDFLDRNVMDTSGMIKMALSIATGLAHLHMDIMGTQGKPAIAHRDLKSKNILVKSNGTCAIGDLGLAVRHDVTTDTVDIPLNNRVGTKRYMAPEVLDETMNVYQFDSFKRADVYALGLIFWEIATRCNVGGIYDEYNLPFYDAVPPDPTIEEMRRVVCIEKQRPNIPNRWQSCEALHVMSKLMKECWYQNATARLTALRIKKTLSNYRASEELKM
- the LOC123673885 gene encoding TGF-beta receptor type-1 isoform X4, coding for MDLKNIPEIAFLQSGVGKEYCNEHFIDLNNDEYTKKVSACCDNADFCNENIKFVLPTHVLLPEPTLWNLTSLEIMIIIAAPTAVICALTIAYYFCRTSKQSRGGLHHHLQHGEDSIEAPDHPILKGVSLKHMIEMTTSGSGSGLPLLVQRSIARQIQLVESIGQGRFGEVWRGRWRGENVAVKIFSSREERSWFREAEIYQTVMLRHENILGFIAADNKDNGTWTQLWLITDYHEYGSLFDFLDRNVMDTSGMIKMALSIATGLAHLHMDIMGTQGKPAIAHRDLKSKNILVKSNGTCAIGDLGLAVRHDVTTDTVDIPLNNRVGTKRYMAPEVLDETMNVYQFDSFKRADVYALGLIFWEIATRCNVGGIYDEYNLPFYDAVPPDPTIEEMRRVVCIEKQRPNIPNRWQSCEALHVMSKLMKECWYQNATARLTALRIKKTLSNYRASEELKM